One genomic segment of Capricornis sumatraensis isolate serow.1 chromosome X, serow.2, whole genome shotgun sequence includes these proteins:
- the SMIM9 gene encoding small integral membrane protein 9 — MTPPVQTKQPCKEPREKPSGRGTGESVEALKLLSITFLLCSLTCLLLETVASSVSPLSAFRVQDQDALPQHSVENSRSWLSNFKDYLCDLIRSHIPPAAIFIFLIMSAVLGTLCCLT, encoded by the exons ATGACTCCTCCAGTTCAG ACAAAGCAGCCTTGCAAAGAGCCAAGGGAAAAACCATCTGGCCGTGGCACAGGGGAATCCGTAGAAGCCCTGAAGCTGCTGAGCATCACATTTCTGCTGTGCTCTCTGACTTGCCTCTTGCTGGAGACTGTTGCTTCCTCTGTGTCACCTTTATCTGCCTTCAGAGTACAAGACCAGGATGCCCTGCCACAACACTCAGTGG AAAATTCCAGGTCCTGGCTGAGCAACTTCAAGGATTATCTCTGTGATCTCATCAGGAGCCACATCCCTCCAgcagccatttttatttttcttatcatgTCAGCAGTACTGGGGACCCTCTGCTGCCTCACGTAA